The genomic stretch CCCGATATTCTCAGCTAATGTGGTTCTACAAACCGCGATGTAATCGGTTCCTGCGTCGGAAGTTATCGAGCCGCTACACCTGGCCCTGGCAAGTCCGGGGATGTTGCTCCCTGAGTGGCTCCCGCCCGCTCCGCCTTCGCGCGCCACAACAGGAGCAATCCGTGAGCCGCCTTGTCGTCGTTTCCAATCGCATCGCCGATCCCCGCAAACCCGCTGCCGGTGGACTCGCGGTGGCCGTGCGGGAAAGCCTGCAGCAGACCGGGGGGCTCTGGTTTGGCTGGAGCGGCAGGGTTCAGGACGATGCGGTCACCGACCCTGCCGACCAAGGCCAGCTTCACTTCCAGTCTGCCGGCGAGGTGACGCTGGCGACGCTGGATCTGAACCAGGAAGATCACGACGCGTACTACCTCGGTTACGCCAACGGCGTGCTGTGGCCTGTGTTCCACTATCGCCTGGACCTGGCCAATTTTGATACCCGCTTCGCCGCGGGCTACCGGCGGGTGAACCGGTTGTTCGCGCAGAAGCTGCTGCCGTTGCTCAAGCCTGACGATCTGGTCTGGGTGCACGATTACCATCTGATCCCCCTCGCCGCCGAACTGCGCGCACTCGGATGTGGTAACCGCATCGGCTTCTTCCTGCATATTCCGATGCCGCCGCGCCTGATCATGGCGGCGATTCCGGAGCAGGAATGGCTGATGCGTTCGCTGTTCGCCTACGATCTGGTCGGCTTCCAGAGCGAGACGGACGTGACGCACTTCTCCCACTACATTGAAGCGGAAGCACAGGCTGAACAGTTGAGCCCAGAACGCTTCCGCGCCTTCAACCGGACACTTCGGGTGGGCGCTTACCCGATCGGTATCGACGTCGACGACTTCGTTCGCCTCACGCAAGCGAAGGAAGGGCGGGAGACGTTTTTACGGATGCGAGAGGAATATGCGCGGCGCCGCCTGCTGCTCGGCGTCGACCGTCTCGACTACTCGAAGGGACTGCCACAACGTGTCCAGGCGTTCCGGGCATTGCTCGAGCGCTATCCGGAAAACCGCAACAGCGCTACGCTGATCCAGATTGCTTCGCCGAGCCGCGAGGACGTCAGTGCCTACGACGATCTGCGCCGCCAGATGGACAGCCTCTGCGGTGCGATCAATGGCGACTATGGCGAACTGGACTGGATGCCGGTGCGCTACATCCATCGCAATGTCGCCCGCAGGCGCTTGCCCGGGTTATACCGCGCGAGTCGGGTGGCACTGGTCACCCCTTTGCGCGACGGGATGAACCTGGTCGCCAAGGAATTCATCGCCGCCCAGGACCCGGCCGACCCGGGGATGCTGGTGTTGTCGCGCTTCGCGGGCGCCGCAGAGCAACTGAAGGAGGCGTTGCTCGTCAATCCGTACGACACACAGGGCACGGCGGAGGCGATCCAGCGTGCGCTCACGATGCCCCTCGAAGAACGGATCCGGCGGCACGAGGCGCTGCTGAGCCGGATCCGCAAGCTCGACGTTCACTGGTGGTGTTCATCGTTTCTGCAGGCGCTGAAGCATGTCGAACAGGACGTGACTGGCTGATGCCCGGAAAAAGGCGGCAGTGCATGATCTCCATTGCGGGCGTGACCGCTCCCATGATGCCTGCCAGAGGCTTGCAGTGACCGCCAGGGTTGTCGCGGTAGGAGGCTTGAGGTGAACAATAGCAATATGATGAGGATTGCTTATATCGCCAGCGAGTAGAATTGCTGGGCGGCAGACGTAGTTCGTATTAAAAGTGTCAACACTGCGCGGGAGCGTTAAAAACGTTGGGGTTTTTGCGCAGGCCGCCTAGGATTCCGGCAGTCATGGCCGCGCCGGAGGTTGGGATGAAAATCACAATTCGCGTCGAGATCACTACTGACTGGGATGAAACGGATAGTTCGAAGTCTGTCAGTTCGAGCGTCCCTATCGCCAACTTGAGCCTGAGAAGATAGGCCTGTCGCTCGCCGAAGGAAAAGATGTGCTGCACATGCTCCAGAGGGTTGTGGTGGCAGCGCAAGCTGAAGAGATCTGCATGATGCGGCGCTTCTGTACCCACTGCCACCGTTTCCTCGAGCTCAAAGACCGACGGATTCGCAAGGTGGATACGGTCTTCGGCACTGTGCCCTTTCGCAGTGCCCGGATCGTTTGCTGTCCGTGCGAGACGCCTTTCCAGATGGAGTACCCGTATAGTCCGATGAGCGAATTCGTCCCCGAGCGAGCGACCGCGGAACTGCTGTCGCCTGAGGCGAGGCTCTCGGCACAGATGCCGTATCGCCAGGTAGTCGGCATGATGCGTGAGTTCCTGCCCGTTCGGCAGACATTGAACCATGTGACAGTGCGGAACAGGGCGCTACGGGTGGGCGCGCGCGTCGAGGCTGTTCAGCCGGCTGCATGTCGCGCCACGAAGGAAAATGATACGGAGTGGACGCTGACCATCGACGGAGGATTCGTTCGCGGGCGACGCAAATCAGAATGTTCGAGCTTTGAGATTCTAACGGGGCGCCTCAGTGCCAAAGACCAGACTTCACGCGTATTCGCGTTCGTGAGAAACAGGCTACCGGATATCGTGGAGCGGCTCACCACCCTTGTAAAAGCCACATCGGGAAGCGATCGACCGAGACTGTCAGTCATCACCGATGGTGCCAATGGCCTGCAGTCAATCGCCTGTCGATTACCGTTTTCTTCTACACCTGTCCTCGACTGGTTCCATATATCAATGAGGGTGAGGTATCTCGAGCAGATCATCAAGGGCATGCGTGCGCGGACGGAAACGGAAAAAGCCGCCCAACGTGTGTTGATCTCCCGTGTTGACAAGCTGCGCTGGTGCTTCTGGCACGCGAAGCTAGAGAAGGCGAAAACCCGGATGCAAGGCATCCTGATCCTCTGTCGGGTAATCGTGCCTGAATCGCCGGGCGTTGCGGAGAGTCTTGCACAGCTGGATTACCGGACTCGGGAGCTTGTTGCATACGTCGAAGCGAATGGCGGATCGACGATGAACTATGGCGCGCGACATCGTGGCGGCAAACCTATCTCAACAGCGACCGCCGAGTCCGCAGTCAATCAGATACTCAATCAGCGCATGTGCAAGCGTCAACAAATGCGCTGGTCACCGATCGGAGCTCATCTGCTCGCCCAGGTCCGATGTGTTGTGGTCAATGGTGACCTGGTTGAACGACTTGCGAGATACGAACCACCAAGGAAACCATTGTCGCGCGAAGCTGCCGATCTACTCGAGCAGTTCGGGCTGGCATCTGAACTACAACCCCAAGGTTTTTAACGCTTCCGCCGGCGAGTCGTTCGCTGTGCGCTAGGCAAAGCAAGTACTGATATGCTTGGCAACCTACACGAGCGCGCTCCGAGCGGGCTCGTGGCTCAACATAAAGTTCAGCCGCACGGGGCGGATCAAAACTGGACGAAAATCAGCGATGAGCACTGCATTGAACGACGACCCGCTACACACTGCTTTACCGCTAAGCCGCTTGTTGTTGCCGTCGGGGCCGCCGACGCTTGCGCCCGGCATCGTGCACAGCAATTTCAGCGTTCAAGGCGACGCCCGTCAAAGCTTCCAGGCCTGGCAGGAGCGTATGAGTCCAGTCTACGATATACGGCCTTCGTCAAAGCAAGCTGAGGATACGTTCGATGCATCGCTGTCTCGTTACACGATTGACAATCTGAGCTTCTTCGACTTCCGCACCGGGCCCAACCTGGCCGTGCGATCGTTGGGTCGGGTTTCGACCGAGAGCGTTCGCGACATCAGCTTCAGCGTGTTCCTTGAAGGGCCACCGGGGCAGTTCCTGGGCGGCAAGCCACGGCTCGACGCGCCGCATATATCGCAAGTGCCAAGTATCCTCGCGCTCGACATGGATCAGCCGTGCACAATCCGGAGTTTTCATGGTCGGATACTGCTCCTTTTTGTGCCGCGCGCCCTGGTGGAAAGGTCGTTCCCTGATGCCGCATCGCTGCATGGCCGCTGGATTCACGCCACCACCCCTTTGACACGCATACTGATTGAGCATCTGGTGGCGCTAAAGCAACAAATCGTCGGACTGAGCAAGGAGGAAGCGCATCAGTCCTTTTTCAATGCGGTAGAGCTACTCGTCGCAGCTTTCAGCCGTCAAGCGGGTCTTTCCGGCAACGGCCGCGCAGCGGTACGTGCTGCTGTCTATGGACAAGTGCGGCGGCATGTCGAGGCCAATCTACACGATCCGGATTTGTCGCCTGACACCGTGTTGGCATCGCTGCATCTCTCGCGCGCCAGCGTGTACCGTCTCTTTGAGCATGAAGGCGGCCTGGCCGCTTATATTCGCAACCGCAGGCTGCGAATGGCGGCAGATGAGCTGGTGCGCTTTCCGCATATGGAGGTACAGGACATTGCCTTCGGGTTGGGTTTCAATGATGCGTCGAGCTTTACACGTGCATTCCGTCGCGCCTTCGACATCGCGCCACGGGAATTGCACGAGTATGCGCCGTTGCTCAAGCGGGAACATGCAAGACGGGAGCGCTTCACATAGACTGGCAATGTTGAACAGATTCGATTGTTAGCTGCGATCGGGGGCGCGAAAACACAGGGCCGTGTCAATTCGACAGAAGGCCTCGACAGCGGAGAGGCACCTGCTGATGTCAACGATTTACGCAACCTTGCCGAGTGACCGAAACTGGCCGAGAGCACCAATTCGAGCACGCTCTGCGGAGCGATCGTTGCATTCCTCAATGGCTGCTCACCGGCAGCCGATGTGAACGGGTACTACCGGCCAGTTGTTGCCGCTCATTTATCGCGCAAAGCCGTCATCTGAACGGCCGGTCCACTCTGGAACCTGTCAGTAGCGTCGTCACAGTCACCGAAGCGCGCGTGAACCGCCCCGAGTTTGAACTGACCCCCGAGAGTCGGACGTTGAAGCGTTAATTTTTTCCCGCTCGCATTCGATATTCCACGGGACTCAGTCCACCAAGTTTCGATTTGATGCGGTGCCGGTTGTAGTAGTCGATGTAGCCCTTCAGGCCTGCCCGTAGTGCCTCGACGTCTTCGAAGTCCGTGAGATGGAAGTACTCGGCCTTCAGAGTGCCAAAGAAGCTCTCCATGGCCGCGTTATCGAAGCAATTTCCTTTTCTCGACATACTTTGCTTGAGTCCGTAGCGCGCCAGTGCCGCTCGGTACGGTTGCATGCGATAGTGCCAACCCTGGTCCGAATGAAGCATCGGTGTAGCCGCATTCCCGCGTTTCTTGACAGCTTTCCTGAGCATGCCCATGACCATCGGGAAGTCGGGGCGATGGCTCGACTCGTAGGCAACTATTTCCCCATTGTAGAGGTCCATGACCGGAGAAAGGTACAGCTTTTTCCCCGCGACCCGGAACTCGGTCACATCGGTAACCCACTTCTCGTTTGGGCCCGACGCGGTGAATTCACGATTGAGCAGGTTCGGAGCGGCCTCGCCGACCTCGCCCTGGTACGACCGGAACTTCTTCCGGCGCACCCTCGACCTGATTCCCAATTCGTTCATGAGGCGCTGCACCTTCTTGTGATTAACTAGCTCGCCATCACTGCGGATAGTTAAGGTGATGCGACGATAGCCATACAAGCCGCGATGTGCAGCATAGACAGCCCGAATCTTCGCCTTGAGCCCACCATGCCGGTCTGGGGCGGCCAATGTCTTGACCCGGTAGTAGTACGTACTGCGTGGCAAACCCGCAGCCCGGAGAAGATCGGTCAAGGGGAATTCCTGCCTCAGTTCAAGCACTATTTTGGCTCTTTCTGCCGCGCCAACTTCTTTGCTAGAACCAAGGCATTGAATTTTTTTAGGTACGCGACCTCCGCGCGTAACTGCTGATTCTCACGAAGCAGTTGGTCTGACTCCTCAGATCGCGGAGCTTCCAACGACTGGTTCGAGGTCTTTTTCTTTGCTGGCACCGAAACATCCTGTCCCGACGGGCGCATGCTCTTTAGCGAACGGAGCTCTCCCCGTGCTTTCTGTTGTTGCCACATCGTGATGCTGTGCGGATTGCCGATATTGTAAATGGCAGCCAGCTCTCGACAGGAAAGGTTCTCAGCCACGCCCCGGTGCACCACCTCAAGCTTGAACTCAACGCCGTAAGCACCACGCTGCCGGATGAGCCCAGCGTTACCATGGTGACGATATGCCGCGACCCATCGCCTCACCATGCTTTCCGCAATACCGAATTTCGCCGCAAGGAGCTTATAGCCCCCTTGGCCAGCGAGGTACTCGCGAACCACCTTCCCCTTAAACTTTACATCGAATTTCCTCACGGAACCTCCAAGGTTGTGTCCAACTCTCGGGGGTCAGTTCAGTTTGGTGGAGGCTCCAACTCTTGAGAGAATGGAGGGTTTTGTCGCAGTAAGGCTCGCGGAGTAAAGTCGAATCGATATGCAAAGTACTGCTTACGTTTCGAGTTCATAGAATTGATCGGCAGCGGACGGATGATAACCTCGAGCACACTTCATCTGTCCTTTGCCGATCATGTTCATCAATTCGATGCCACCCAGAAGGATTCGCGCACAGCGAAAAGTTTTGAATCCCAGCATGAGTCGCGTGCGTTGCTGGATCGCCCGATGGTCCTGCTCGACCAGGTTGTTGAGATATTTGGACTGGCGGACCTTGATGGGCGTTTTACGATCATGATTGATGGCCTCGAGTGCGGCGAGGTTGGCGCCACTCTTGTCGACGGTGATTACCTCTGGCTCGCCATTCCGGTCGATTGCCTTCTCAAAATAGCGCCGCGCGGCCACCTTGTCGCGACGGGCGCACAGCAGGAAATCCACAGTATTGCCGTCCCTGTCCACTGCGCGGTACAGATATTTCCATTGCCCCTTGACCTTGACGTAGGTCTCATCCATCCTCAAGCTCCCGCCGACAGGACGTTTGTGCTTGCGGAACGCCTTTTCGAACAACGGCACCAGCTTGATCACCCAGCGATGTACTCTCGAATGGTTGACCTCGAACCCCCGTTCGGCCCTCATTTCCTCGAGGTCGCGCAGACTCAGCGAATACGCCATGTACCAACGCACACACAGCAGGATCACGTCCAAGGGATAGTGCAGCCGTCTCAGCACCCGGGCGATGCCCGGCGGCAGTGTCGTGCGTGGCGTCTTTGTCATCCAGGAAATCGTGTTCGTCAACCAAGTCGGTTCGCGAATTCTACCCACGACGCCTTTATTGCGACACTGCCCTGCGTTGCCTCTGCTTTCCTTGCGCCACACGAATCACCGGGCGCAGGTCGCAGACCAAGTTCTCGGAACGGCCAGCGCGCAGCCAGCGTTGGATCTGCAGATATCTGTGCCTTGAGCGCAGGTATGGTTCTGGCCAGCGCGGCGTCATCTCACCCGGGGTCGCGGTACTGCGGCTGTCGCGCGCAACGCCATGCACGTGGCGTCGCGCCAGTCACGTGCGAGAACACGCGAGTGAAATGGCTCTGGTCGGCAAAGCCGCAAGAGATCGCGATCTCCGCGATTGACAACGAACTGCGTGCGAGCAGATCGCGCGCGACGTCGATGCGTCGGCGCACAAGCCATTGGTGCGGTGCGAGCGCGGTTGAGCGGCGAAATGCGCGGCAGAAATAAGCTGGCGACAGTTCGCACGCGGCGGCGAGTTCGAGGATCGACAGGCCGTCTTCGAGATGCGCGTCGATCATTGCCTTTGCGCGCATTTCCTGCCACGGTGCGAGCCCGCCCGTCTTGCGCGCGTCAACGATCCGCACGCCGGCGTAAGTCGCCGCGAGATGGCCGTGCAGCGCGATCAGCAGGCCGTCGACGAACAGTTGCGGCACGGGTTTGCCCGTGAGTGCAGGGAGCAGCAACTTGCCTACCCTCGCGACGAATGGATCCTGGACGCCGTGAGGAATCGCGAGTTCGCGGATCGCGACGCAATCCTCCGCCGCAGCGATCCGGTGCAGTGAAGCTTCCGGCAGGTAGAACTGCAAGCAGTCGAACGCGGTGGGCAGGAATGCGGAAGGACGAGCAGCAAGGTCGACCACCGACACGGCACCGCTGGCATACGGAGTCACCCGCTCCGGCTTGCCATCCAGCCACAACTCGTGCTGCGGCAGCGGCTGCAGCTGCAGGCAAAGCACGAACGCGTTTTCTGGCGGGATCGGCTCGGTCCGGTTAACCGCGCCGTCAGTGGATGTCAGGCGGGTAATGGTGACGTCCGGAATCTGGAGCGTCGAGCTCCTGAGCACGGGCATGCTCGGCAGTTTGAAGTAACGGGCGGCATCGTTGCCGTAAGGGGGGGACATCGTTGAGCCCCGCTGGTTGACGTGGGTGAGACTAGCGTGATCGGTCGTATTCGCTGACTTAACGTGACGGCGGGCGGGTTGGCGGACGTCCGCGTGGTGCCGTCGCGCGGATGCCCGCTCTTGTCTGCCGTGATTGCGTGGTTATTCGTCTTGACGTTTGCCAGGTACGGGGCGTGGTGCCCGTCAGCTTCACAAATACGCGGGTCAGATGACTCTGATTTGAGAATCCGCAGGCCGTAGCGATCTCACTCAACGAGCCATTGTTTCGTACGAGTAGCTGCTTTGCGTGATCGACGCGCCGTTGCTGCAGCCAGCGCTTCGGTGTCGTGCCTGTCGCCCGTTTGATCGCCCGCGACAGGTGTGCGACGGTTAACATCGATGCAGCAGCAAGGTCAGCCAGCGAAAGTGATGCGGACAGACGTGCATCGACGTGCTCAAGTAACGACTGGTACTGGTGTGCCGTCATCCCGCGGGTGCGTTGCTCGAGCGAGCCAGCAGCATTACCGGGCCCCGCGGCGTAGCCGCAGATCGCGACCAGCAATCCGTGCACAACCTGCCAGGTCATCACGTGCTGGCGGGCGAGCGCATCGCGCAGCAGCGGGCCGAACTCGGCCGAGACGGCGTCGCCGTTCGACAACCTGTCTATGAGAATCTCGAGATTGCGCGCGCATGCGGGATCCGGTTGCCAAGGGCCTTGGCTTTTCGGGAGTTGAGCAAGCAGGGCTGCAGCCAATGATGCCAGTCGGGATAGGTCAATTGTCGACATGCGGAATACCGAGTTTTGGCATCGGACGCGATTGCGCACACGCGACGGTGGCACGCCATGACGCATCGCGTGATGTCAGGCCAGACGCGACGCGCCCACCTGATGCGATGAATCCTAGCACGTGCCAAAATCGAAAAAGATGGAAAGAAATCCGTCTTCTACATTTTTTATATTCGCGTGGTCGATTGCGACATCCGTGGCGGATCGGACATCCGCCAATTTAATCGGCTCTGTGCAAATTGCGGCGTAAAAGTACCGAATACAATTCGGGTTGCAGAGTATCGATGTATCGAATCATATGAAGTAAGTAGACACGCTCCTGACGGCTTGACCGGTTACGCGGCGGTCGCGCGAGCGATCCCTCTATTTCGCGCTTTTGTGGCGGGTAGTGCCACGCATGACGATTTACGTTACGGACGACGATGTTGGTGAGCAGTGCGCATCACGACCTGCCGACGTGAATGCAATGCATATGACAGTCTGCTGAGACACGGATAGTTAATCAAGGGAAGAGCTGGCCGACGCCTTATTGGCCGAAGTGAGCGGGATTTGTCGCGGGGGAGGAACACGCAGGCACGGCATTCGTTTTCAGGAAGGACTGTTTAATATGTTTGTAAGTTTACGCATTCCCCTTCTTTCTTTTCGCCGACAGATTCAGCGGCTTGACTCGACCTGATCCGCCGCCCGTCTTTGCACTGATCGCATTCAATGCGGCAGAACGCGTGTATGCAATGCCTCAATCACGCGAACAGAGTCGAATCTGTGCAACGCCGGGCAAGAATGTTCAAGAAATCGGGCGCCGGCTTCCTCATCATTCAGGCCGTGCTTCCACGAACGATGCCGTTGGATTGACGATCGGACTTGTTCGTGTTGGTCAGGAGCCGGACGCCCGATGCGCTCGAGTCCGCGCGACACGCCGCCCGCGCAAAGGAGGGAAATATCATGCCGACATCCAGGAAACAACAGTCGCTCTATGCTGGTTGGTCACGGAAGCGCACTTTTATCCAATATATGTTTTGTTTTTGTAAGAATCACGCCTCAAAGTCGAATGCAGTGCGAATTGCAGGAAGATACTTACTGGTTGGCAATATGGCGGGATGGGTTGCCGGATCGCGAGACAATAATCTCAACGGCCATGCCCTGAGCTTTACGGGTGTGTCGAGCCCGTCATCGTCCTCTGCTTCGATATCGACATTCATTGACGTCGCAGCACCATGATCAGGTTCGGTCACATTGAAATCGATTTAAGCAGGCGCCGAGTACGCAAAGGCGACGAGGTACTGCACGTCGGGTCACGCGCGTTCGAAATTCTTGCGTTGCTCGCCTCCGGCGATGGACGGCTCGTCACGAAAGACGAACTGATGAACACCGTGTGGCCGCATACGGTCGTTGAAGAGAACAATATCCAGGTACACCTTTCGGCGCTGCGCAAAGCGCTCGGTGAAGATCGCGACTGCATCGTAACTGTGCCGGGCCGTGGTTATCGACTGATGCAGCGTCGGGCCGCAGCGCTGCCGTCCAAAAGCGCTTTGCCTGGCCAAACGCTGCGCAGGCTACCGTCGTTTCCGACGGGGTTGGTTGGGCGCGATGCGGCCATCGCGCAGGTCCGCACCGCGCTCGATTCGACGCCCGTCCTGACTCTGACAGGCGCTGGGGGGATCGGAAAGACGACGCTGTCGATCGCCGTCGCGCACGAGATTGCCGAAGCGCACCCCGACTTTGTTTGTTTCGTCGAACTGGCGGCATTGACAGACAGGCAGTCGATCCTCGCATCCATTGCGCAAAGTTGTCGCCTGTCACTCGACGGCGACTTTCCTTCCATCGAGGCGATCGCGGCGACGCTTGCGCACACTCCCCGCACGTTGTTTCTCGACAACGCGGAGCAGGCGATTGCGCACGTGGCCGAGATCGTCGAAACGCTGACGGACGGCAATCCTGCGCTGCGTGTTCTGGTTACCAGCCGGGAACCGTTGCGTATCGCGCAGGAAAGAACGATCCGTGTCGGCCCCCTCGAGGTGCCCGCACGCGATGCCACCGAACATGAGGTTCTTGCGCAGTCGGCTGTTCACCTGTTCCTTGCGCGCATAGGGGCGCTAGGGGGAAAGACCTCTTTCGACAGAAAGGAAACATTAACAGCGGGTGAGATATGCCGCCGACTCGACGGTATACCCCTGGCAATCGAACTGGCGGCGGCCCGCGTCTTTTCGCTCGGAATCGAAGGTGTGTATCAGCGCCTCGACGACCGGATGTCGATCCTGACGGCTGGTTATCGCACCGCGTTGCCGCGGCACCAGACACTTCGTGCAACGTTCGACTGGAGTTTCACGCTACTCGATCCAGGTGCTCAGGCTCTGTTCCGGCGACTCGCGATGTTCGGAGGCGTGTTTACGCTCGAAGCAATGTGCGCCGTCGCTTGCGGTTCAGGCTTGACTATGGGTGCCGCAATCGATGGGATCGGCGAACTCGTGGCAAAGTCGATGGTGAATGTCAGCTTTGACGGTCCCGTCGCAAAGTACAGAATGAATGAATCTACTCGCGCGTATGCGCTCGAGCTGCTTCATGCCGAAGACGAAACACAGGAAATCGCATCGCGTATCGCGCGTTATTTCACCTCGCGTTTCGACGCGGGGGCGGGACGTACAGGTTCGGTGCAACTGGTGGAAGGCTCTTCTGACCTGCAGCAGACACTCGATGATGCGCGTGCCGCGTCCGAATGGGCGTTTTCCTCTGGTGGCGATCTACATCTCGCCGTCGAGCTGACGTCGACGTTGACGGGCGTCCTGCTGGGTAACTGCCTGATCGAGGAATGCGGAACGCGGGCAGAACGTGCGGTGTCTGCGCTGAACGAGCTGCCGCCCAGGTCGATAGATGTCGTGAGCGAGATGCGCGTTCGAGCGGCCTTGGCTGCGACGCTGCCGAATCTGTGTGGTCCGATGGGGCGTTCCTGGAAGCTCTGGAACGAAGTTCTCGATCTGGCCATCTCGTCCGGTAACGACGAATTTCAGGCTCGTGCGTACTGGGGGCTCTGGAATGCCGCGCTATACGGAGGCAACGTGCATGACGCGATTGATCATGCGCTGAGTTTTCAGACGTTCGCGCAGGACCATGGTCATGCATGGCAGGAGACGTTGACAAGCCTGCTTGCCGCAGTCGCGCAGCATTGCGCTGGGCAGCACGATCATGCGAAGTCTCGGATCGAGGAGGCTATGCAACATCTGGCCGTTCACCCGCACGAAGCGGAGCAGATCACGAGCTTCGCAGTCGATCCTCTCGCCATCTGTTACGGGACGCTTGCGCGCATTGTGTGGTTGCAGGGTGATGCCGAAGAGGCGTTGGCGTACGTTGACAAAGGCGTCAACCTGATCACGCCGGAGACGATGGAGCCTTGGCTCACGCATGTGCTCGGCGTGGTCGCGGTGCCGATCGCGTTGCTCTCGGGCGATTTGCGGCGCGGCCGCTGCTATCTGCAGATCATGCGCTCTCAAACGGCGCTGCACGGTTTCATGATCTGGCGTGAGTACAGCGATTGTCTCGCGGCTTATTGCGATCTTCTCGAAGGAGAGTCGGAACGTGGTTTGCCGGTGCTCGAAGCGTCGCTGGATGCGTTGATTGCACGAGGTTTCAGGCGCCTGATTACACCAATTGTCGTCGCGTGCGCGGAGGGGCTGATCGCGGTCGGCCGCTTTGCGGACGCTTCGATGCGGTTGCATGATGCATTGAACTTCTGCAGACGACACGGCAAGCTGTTCTTTCTGCCTGAAGTATGGCGGGCGCTTGGTCTCCTTGCGCAAGCGCGAGCGAGGCTCGAGTCGCATGCAAGCGAAGCGTGGCGCGACGCGCGCAACGAGGCACGATCCTGCTTCCGGGAAGCGATCCAGTTATCGCAGCAGCAAGGCGCTCGCATGTTGGAACTGCGCGCTACGGTCGCTATGGCGCGGCAGTTGTACGAGCACGAGCAGTGGGCAGGCGCATTGGCCTTGCTGAAAAATCTCTCAGCCAGGTTCGAACGCAGCAGCAGAAGCCCTGATGTCAAGGCACTGTTTGAATTGATCGATGCCTTGCATGTTCGTCGCGCAGAGCCAGTTGAGAATGGCGCGTCTGATGTTGCACGGGATCGTCAGGCGACCGGCGTCACATCACTCGCATAGGGAGGGCCTTCCGGAGTTTTAAGGGCGAGAACCGCAACGGCACGCGGGAGCGGGACGAAAGAGAGTATTCGGCCGTCACGCACGGCAGAATTCGACGGACTCTTTCCCGCGATGCCGCGTACGGCGAATGTACATTCTGTTACGCACTGCAGTATGCGGAGGAACTTCGCGTTCGCAATT from Paraburkholderia hospita encodes the following:
- the otsA gene encoding alpha,alpha-trehalose-phosphate synthase (UDP-forming) — protein: MSRLVVVSNRIADPRKPAAGGLAVAVRESLQQTGGLWFGWSGRVQDDAVTDPADQGQLHFQSAGEVTLATLDLNQEDHDAYYLGYANGVLWPVFHYRLDLANFDTRFAAGYRRVNRLFAQKLLPLLKPDDLVWVHDYHLIPLAAELRALGCGNRIGFFLHIPMPPRLIMAAIPEQEWLMRSLFAYDLVGFQSETDVTHFSHYIEAEAQAEQLSPERFRAFNRTLRVGAYPIGIDVDDFVRLTQAKEGRETFLRMREEYARRRLLLGVDRLDYSKGLPQRVQAFRALLERYPENRNSATLIQIASPSREDVSAYDDLRRQMDSLCGAINGDYGELDWMPVRYIHRNVARRRLPGLYRASRVALVTPLRDGMNLVAKEFIAAQDPADPGMLVLSRFAGAAEQLKEALLVNPYDTQGTAEAIQRALTMPLEERIRRHEALLSRIRKLDVHWWCSSFLQALKHVEQDVTG
- a CDS encoding helix-turn-helix domain-containing protein gives rise to the protein MSTALNDDPLHTALPLSRLLLPSGPPTLAPGIVHSNFSVQGDARQSFQAWQERMSPVYDIRPSSKQAEDTFDASLSRYTIDNLSFFDFRTGPNLAVRSLGRVSTESVRDISFSVFLEGPPGQFLGGKPRLDAPHISQVPSILALDMDQPCTIRSFHGRILLLFVPRALVERSFPDAASLHGRWIHATTPLTRILIEHLVALKQQIVGLSKEEAHQSFFNAVELLVAAFSRQAGLSGNGRAAVRAAVYGQVRRHVEANLHDPDLSPDTVLASLHLSRASVYRLFEHEGGLAAYIRNRRLRMAADELVRFPHMEVQDIAFGLGFNDASSFTRAFRRAFDIAPRELHEYAPLLKREHARRERFT
- a CDS encoding IS3 family transposase (programmed frameshift): MRKFDVKFKGKVVREYLAGQGGYKLLAAKFGIAESMVRRWVAAYRHHGNAGLIRQRGAYGVEFKLEVVHRGVAENLSCRELAAIYNIGNPHSITMWQQQKARGELRSLKSMRPSGQDVSVPAKKKTSNQSLEAPRSEESDQLLRENQQLRAEVAYLKKFQCLGSSKEVGAAERAKIVLELRQEFPLTDLLRAAGLPRSTYYYRVKTLAAPDRHGGLKAKIRAVYAAHRGLYGYRRITLTIRSDGELVNHKKVQRLMNELGIRSRVRRKKFRSYQGEVGEAAPNLLNREFTASGPNEKWVTDVTEFRVAGKKLYLSPVMDLYNGEIVAYESSHRPDFPMVMGMLRKAVKKRGNAATPMLHSDQGWHYRMQPYRAALARYGLKQSMSRKGNCFDNAAMESFFGTLKAEYFHLTDFEDVEALRAGLKGYIDYYNRHRIKSKLGGLSPVEYRMRAGKN
- a CDS encoding IS6 family transposase; the protein is MTKTPRTTLPPGIARVLRRLHYPLDVILLCVRWYMAYSLSLRDLEEMRAERGFEVNHSRVHRWVIKLVPLFEKAFRKHKRPVGGSLRMDETYVKVKGQWKYLYRAVDRDGNTVDFLLCARRDKVAARRYFEKAIDRNGEPEVITVDKSGANLAALEAINHDRKTPIKVRQSKYLNNLVEQDHRAIQQRTRLMLGFKTFRCARILLGGIELMNMIGKGQMKCARGYHPSAADQFYELET
- a CDS encoding helix-turn-helix domain-containing protein, with amino-acid sequence MSPPYGNDAARYFKLPSMPVLRSSTLQIPDVTITRLTSTDGAVNRTEPIPPENAFVLCLQLQPLPQHELWLDGKPERVTPYASGAVSVVDLAARPSAFLPTAFDCLQFYLPEASLHRIAAAEDCVAIRELAIPHGVQDPFVARVGKLLLPALTGKPVPQLFVDGLLIALHGHLAATYAGVRIVDARKTGGLAPWQEMRAKAMIDAHLEDGLSILELAAACELSPAYFCRAFRRSTALAPHQWLVRRRIDVARDLLARSSLSIAEIAISCGFADQSHFTRVFSHVTGATPRAWRCARQPQYRDPG
- a CDS encoding helix-turn-helix domain-containing protein, which gives rise to MSTIDLSRLASLAAALLAQLPKSQGPWQPDPACARNLEILIDRLSNGDAVSAEFGPLLRDALARQHVMTWQVVHGLLVAICGYAAGPGNAAGSLEQRTRGMTAHQYQSLLEHVDARLSASLSLADLAAASMLTVAHLSRAIKRATGTTPKRWLQQRRVDHAKQLLVRNNGSLSEIATACGFSNQSHLTRVFVKLTGTTPRTWQTSRRITTQSRQTRAGIRATAPRGRPPTRPPSR